From Equus caballus isolate H_3958 breed thoroughbred unplaced genomic scaffold, TB-T2T haplotype2-0000768, whole genome shotgun sequence, one genomic window encodes:
- the LOC138922324 gene encoding ral guanine nucleotide dissociation stimulator-like, producing MDAELFKKVEPRHCLGFVWCQRPNGSKEYLAPTVRATINQFLHVSGCVITTCLGDLSMTAQDRARVVELWIQVAKECRVLGNYASLRAIVSALQSPSISRLQKTWGRVARKSSRKLKRFIKDQWVSRRQLVKEATSMLTSLETGPTGAQKGLIPFLGTFLNYLLLLDTNMEDYLEGNEINFEKRSEEFKVTEQIFLLQEAVHLYHIEAEERFGAWFEAMEPLSEDESYSLSCHLEPPQERAGKMRRFFLPKKNRASLSSGLVTRPLTQNPATVADPGPSNSSSAACSSAAGTRLGNTRGPRPAPPMLMGRRTF from the exons atggatgcg gagctgttcaagaaggtggagccccgccactgcctgggttttgtgtggtgccagcggcccaatgggagcaaggagtacctggctcccacggttcgggccactatcaaccagtttcttcacgtgtccggctgcgtcatcacgacgtgccttggggacctcagcatgacggcccaggacagggccagagtcgtcgagctgtggattcaggtggccaag gagtgccgagtccttggaaattatgcgtccctgcgtgccatcgtgtctgctctgcagagcccctccatcagccgtctgcaaaagacatggggacgagttgccag gaagagctctcgaaagttgaagaggttcatcaaagaccagtgggtgagcaggaggcagctggtgaag gaggcgacctctatgttgaccagcctggagacgggccccacaggtgcccagaag gggctcatccccttccttggcacattcctcaattacctactgctgctggacaccaacatggaggattacctggag ggaaatgagatcaattttgagaaaaggagtgag gaattcaaagtcaccgagcagatcttcctgctccaggaggcagtccatctttaccacattgaggctgaggagcgatttggggcctggttcgaggccatggagcccctcagcgaggatgagag ctacagcctgtcctgccacctggagcccccacaggagagggccggcaagatgcgccggtttttcctgcccaagaagaaccgcgcgtctctcagctcagggctcg tcaccagacccctgacgcagaacccagcaacagtggcagatcccggtccttccaacagctcgagtgcagcctgctcttcagcggcggggacgcggctgggaaacacgcggggccccaggccggctcctcccatgctgatggggagaagaacattctaa